The Aedes albopictus strain Foshan chromosome 2, AalbF5, whole genome shotgun sequence region GCCCTttaaacttcttgaaacgcctctgaaagggCTTTGAACTCTAAAAAAAGAACAAATCTTtaacccctgaaaccctctaaaacttCCCTGAAATGGCCCTGAAGCGTACCTAAATCTCGTTGAAAATTTAACTGAGGCGCTCTTCCCTGTAACCCCCCAAAACACCCCTGAAGCCTCCTTCTTTCAggctcccctgaaaccccatgaaaaatcctgaaaaatcctgggaggaactttAGTGGAGATCACAGGTataggagaaatcccgggaaaaacttttgagaaaaGAATTGCGGAAGATAATTCAAGAAGTATTCCGGAACAAACTCTAAAAGAAACCCATCGACAACATCGagaaatatcctgagagaaactcctgTAACAATCCTAGCGAAATTCCCaattaacattttttgaaataaaaaacgcTGGAGTAACTCTGGTAGAAATCGTGCGAGGGACAATACCTAAGAAATTGTACAAGATCTATGCGAGAAACTTCAGGTAAAATCAGTCgacattcaggaatcctggatggTTCGCGCTTAATGAATTGCTGGAAATGCCGGTAGGAATCTGGCAGAACCTCTGAGAGGACTTTAATGTGGAATACTAAGAAATATGTTGTGGTCCTTGTCGTGGTCtttactctttgagaaattctggaaggcatttcaagaagtatgTCTATAAGAGTTCCAGATAGAATCCCTTACAAAATTATTGGGTAAATCCTTGTGGAAAATTTAACTCACAGTTTAACTTCCAGACCCATCTCCATCCACCTAAAATTTGAGCTTGATTTGTGAACTCTCGTCTTGTCAAGTAGTAAAGTTCGCTACTTTTTATTCACtcaatttcttcaaaacattttttcagcatttttttttacgaTTCTGCATTATTGTCAAGAGaaaaccttaagaaatttttttttggagaacgTAATTCAGGAACATTTATCACAGAACTGCTGGAGTAAAGTCGGAcagtatttctctaagaataGTTAGTTgtattgataaaaaaaactttatcggaATTTATAACAAAGTTGCTGGTCATACTACTGTAATTCCAAACGAATATCTGTCAGAATGTCTGAAAATTTCGTTCTGGTATAGTTCTGTAGGTAGAATCTATTGTAGGAAGGAATTAATTAGGAATTTGATACGAGGTACCTAGAAATTCGTTTAGTTAAATATTTACCGGGTTGTTTTTCTGGCCGAGTTTTTGCCGAAATTCATaaataattttctaaagaaaatagAGGTTGTtctttctgcagatattccagaAATCTTTTTTCAAACCTGAGCCACAGCCTTCTAACAAATTTGGCTcatctcctggtgaaatctctggagagttcTCAACGAAAACCATCTGGTAAATTTCACGCTCTCTTGAATGAAATGATTATTTTGAGTGCATATGGGGAAAGTGTatatattttaaaattattttgttttaccaatcaTGAGCATTATATTTATTGTGTTGTTCAACATACATTCTCTTTTTCCTAGGTTCAAATCCATTCCAAAACCTCCAGAAGGAACTCAACGTCAATGGCGAAACCTTTCACTACTTTGACATCGCATCGTTCGAGGAGTTCAGTAAGTCTTGGGAATCAACCCTCCCAAAGAACCGTTTTCCTCACCCAATCTATTAAAATCTTTCAGAGGAACTACCCTACAGCATCCGGGTACTGCTGGAATCGGCCGTCCGCAACTGCGACAACTTCCAGGTCCTCGAGAAGGATGTCCGTGGAATCCTGAGCTGGAAGTCGACCAAGTCGGTCAAAACCGACACCGAGCTGGAGATTCCGTTCAAGCCGGCGCGTGTCATTCTGCAGGATTTCACCGGCGTTCCGGCGGTGGTCGACTTTGCCGCCATGCGTGATGCCGTCCTGAAGCTGGGTGGAGACCCGGACAAGATCAACCCGATCTGCCCGTCGGACCTGGTGATTGACCACTCGGTGCAGGTGGACTTTGCCCGGGCGCCGGATGCCCTGACCAAGAATCAGGATCTGGAATTCGAGCGGAACAAGGAGAGGTTCACCTTCCTGAAGTGGGGTGCCAAAGCGTTCAACAATATGTTGATCATTCCACCTGGTTCGGGTATCGTTCATCAGGTGAATTTGGAATATTTGGCTCGGGTGGTATTTCAGGATGATAGCAAATCGAAGGATGGAGTTAAGATGCTGTATCCGGATAGCGTCGTTGGTACCGATTCTCATACGACCATGATCAACGGATTGGGAGTTGTTGGTTGGGGCGTTGGAGGTATTGAAGCCGAGGCAGTCATGCTGGGACAAGCAATCTCTATGTTGCTTCCGGAGGTCATCGGTTACAAGCTAGTTGGAAAACTGAATCCCCTGGTTACTTCAACGGATTTGGTGTTGACCATCACCAAGCATTTGCGACAGATCGGCGTTGTTGGCAAGTTTGTCGAGTTCTTTGGCCCTGGTGTCAGCGAGTTGTCGATTGCTGATCGTGCGACGATCAGCAACATGTGTCCTGAGTATGGAGCTACGGTTGGATACTTCCCGATCGACCAGAACGCTTTGGATTATCTCCGACAGACGAACCGTGCCGATGATAAGGTTCAGGTTATTGAGGCTTACCTCAAAGCCACCACTCAGCTGCGTAACTTCAGCGATGCTTCGCAAGATCCAGTGTTCACCCAGATCGTTGAGCTGGACTTGAACTCAGTGGTGACCTCGGTTTCAGGACCGAAGCGTCCGCATGATCGCGTGTCTGTCAGTGAAATGCAGAAGGACTTCCGAGAATGTCTGACTAACAAAGTTGGCTTCAAGGGATTCGCCGTTCCAGACGCGGAACTTTTGGCTGAAGGATCGTTCAGCTGGACCGACGGAAAGACCTATTCTCTTAAGCACGGTTCGGTTGTCATTGCAGCAATTACGTCATGTACCAACACCAGCAATCCTTCGGTAATGTTGGGAGCTGGATTGTTGGCCAAGAAGGCTGTGGCCGCTGGACTGAAGGTTGCTCCGTACATCAAGACATCGCTTTCCCCAGGAAGTGGTGTTGT contains the following coding sequences:
- the LOC109409733 gene encoding cytoplasmic aconitate hydratase, yielding MAGSNPFQNLQKELNVNGETFHYFDIASFEEFKELPYSIRVLLESAVRNCDNFQVLEKDVRGILSWKSTKSVKTDTELEIPFKPARVILQDFTGVPAVVDFAAMRDAVLKLGGDPDKINPICPSDLVIDHSVQVDFARAPDALTKNQDLEFERNKERFTFLKWGAKAFNNMLIIPPGSGIVHQVNLEYLARVVFQDDSKSKDGVKMLYPDSVVGTDSHTTMINGLGVVGWGVGGIEAEAVMLGQAISMLLPEVIGYKLVGKLNPLVTSTDLVLTITKHLRQIGVVGKFVEFFGPGVSELSIADRATISNMCPEYGATVGYFPIDQNALDYLRQTNRADDKVQVIEAYLKATTQLRNFSDASQDPVFTQIVELDLNSVVTSVSGPKRPHDRVSVSEMQKDFRECLTNKVGFKGFAVPDAELLAEGSFSWTDGKTYSLKHGSVVIAAITSCTNTSNPSVMLGAGLLAKKAVAAGLKVAPYIKTSLSPGSGVVTYYLKESGVVPALEELGFHVVGYGCMTCIGNSGPLDDNIANTIEKNNLVCCGVLSGNRNFEGRIHPNTRANYLASPLLVIAYALAGTVDIDFEKEPIGTSPDGSKVFLRDIWPTRQEIQAVEKQHVIPAMFRDVYAKVEMGSPSWQGLNAPTGKLYPWDDVSTYIKHPPFFEGMTRDLPTLGNIVNARALLNLGDSVTTDHISPAGSIARNSPAARYLSSRGLTPREFNSYGSRRGNDAVMARGTFANIRLVNKLVSGPGPRTLHIPSGEEMDVFDCAERYVNEGTPLIAIVGKDYGSGSSRDWAAKGPYLLGIKAVIAESYERIHRSNLVGMAIVPLQYLEGQNADSVGLTGKELFSIAFPENLKPHDKITVETDTGIKFQVIVRFDTEVDLEYYRNGGILNYMIRKMIS